A window from Cryptomeria japonica chromosome 1, Sugi_1.0, whole genome shotgun sequence encodes these proteins:
- the LOC131030780 gene encoding leucine-rich repeat receptor-like protein kinase PEPR1 produces MRPLTVRVIRLAFIVVAFQTQCTEEVNDDGALLLSLLDKFIAPANFFSSWNSSDNYPCHWNGVTCHPDHTVSALDLSRSQLSGTLSSAICGLHNLKELYLASNSLSGTIPPELGNCTELETLDLSQNYLHGKIPVQLGSIKNLRTLSLYENFLNGSIPFSIFGLPLLEAIYLSTNNLTGEIPSNVGNLTKLSKLWLGENSLVGKIPTTIADCEHLAEIYVHENQLVGELPQSLDRLSKLQYLYATSNNLGGHIPKSLGNCTNLIEVELSNNQFSGEIPWEFGKCSNLTVTYATQNRLTGRIPSSLGSLKSLKQLYLNENFLSGSIPAELGNCSFLEELSLHTNRLEGFIPPELGRLGNLQILFLSENSFHGPIPPLFFRARSLRELYLYNNSLTGSISPKICNLTQLQYLFLFDNQLSGSIPAELGARSSLKGIDLTSNRLTGGIPSPLCSSRRLKLLLMGNNQLEGNIPPEIGRCRSLSRVILSHNNLTGVLPSDFLGSNSMIDYLDISGNKLQGRIPGSLGHCKNLSSIDLSVNQLNGPLPATLGQLSKLQKLNLSSNVLSGPLPQELGKTSLLFSLDLSFNSFNGSLPDKLASLQKLQFLILQGNRFGGSIPAWLSDLRQLLQLNLGQNQFQGQIPSFLGNLGNLAIGLNIGQNKLSGTIPDALGNLNKLERMDLSSNNLSGIIPPALDSLLSLGAVNISNNQLSGCLPKSWLKLWNSSSSSFTGNPDLCETQNQGSLCKCRGDVPPSSKDIKRFGKVSIVLVVIGSALLSCFIVVLVVVISWRLFTPKTRSTPELGAEVPAGLQEIFQLTENLSEKYVIGKGGKGVVYKVELPSRQLCALNFEDDTVDS; encoded by the coding sequence ATGAGGCCACTTACAGTCAGAGTGATACGATTGGCATTCATCGTAGTAGCATTTCAGACACAATGCACTGAAGAAGTTAACGATGATGGCGCCCTTCTACTTTCTCTTCTCGATAAGTTCATTGCACCTGCCAACTTTTTCAGCAGCTGGAACTCCTCCGACAACTACCCCTGCCACTGGAATGGAGTCACCTGCCATCCTGATCACACGGTAAGTGCACTCGATCTTTCTCGATCCCAACTCTCTGGAACGCTGTCTTCGGCTATCTGCGGTTTACACAATTTGAAAGAACTGTATTTAGCTTCTAACAGTCTGTCTGGTACCATTCCTCCTGAACTAGGAAATTGCACAGAGTTAGAGACTTTAGATCTCTCACAGAATTATCTTCATGGGAAAATCCCTGTCCAACTAGGTAGCATAAAAAATCTAAGAACTTTGTCGCTCTATGAAAATTTCCTCAACGGAAGCATTCCCTTCTCCATTTTTGGGCTTCCCCTGCTGGAGGCAATATATTTGTCGACCAATAATTTGACTGGAGAGATCCCGTCAAATGTCGGGAATCTCACCAAACTCTCCAAATTATGGTTAGGAGAAAATTCCTTGGTTGGAAAGATACCCACAACCATTGCCGATTGTGAGCATCTAGCAGAGATTTATGTGCATGAGAATCAGCTGGTTGGGGAGCTGCCACAATCTCTGGACCGACTTTCAAAATTACAATATCTGTATGCTACTTCCAATAATCTTGGAGGCCACATCCCCAAATCACTTGGTAACTGCACAAATCTCATTGAAGTTGAATTGTCAAACAATCAATTCAGTGGAGAAATACCGTGGGAGTTTGGCAAGTGCAGCAATCTCACTGTGACTTATGCCACTCAAAATCGGCTCACAGGGCGCATACCGTCCTCTCTTGGATCACTGAAATCCTTGAAGCAGCTTTATTTGAACGAAAACTTCCTGTCCGGTAGCATCCCAGCTGAACTTGGGAATTGCAGTTTTCTGGAGGAGCTCAGCTTACACACAAACCGACTTGAGGGGTTCATTCCTCCCGAGTTGGGTCGACTGGGGAATTTACAAATTTTGTTCTTGTCCGAGAATTCATTCCATGGCCCAATTCCTCCCCTGTTTTTCAGGGCAAGGAGCCTACGGGAACTGTATCTCTACAACAACAGTCTCACGGGAAGCATATCTCCAAAAATTTGCAATCTTACGCAGTTACAATACCTATTTTTGTTTGATAACCAGCTATCAGGCTCAATACCTGCAGAATTGGGGGCCCGCAGCAGTCTCAAAGGAATCGACCTAACGAGTAACCGGCTCACTGGCGGGATTCCTTCGCCACTATGCTCTTCCAGACGTTTGAAGTTACTACTCATGGGAAATAATCAGTTGGAAGGGAACATTCCTCCAGAGATTGGTCGATGCCGGAGCTTGAGCCGAGTGATCCTGAGTCACAACAATCTAACTGGTGTTCTTCCTTCAGATTTTCTGGGTTCCAATTCTATGATTGATTATCTAGATATAAGTGGTAATAAGTTGCAAGGAAGAATACCAGGGAGCCTTGGGCACTGTAAAAATCTGAGCTCCATTGACCTGTCCGTGAATCAACTGAATGGTCCTCTTCCTGCAACACTAGGACAACTCTCCAAGCTACAGAAGTTGAACCTTTCCTCTAATGTTCTGAGTGGTCCGCTTCCTCAGGAGCTAGGTAAAACATCTCTCCTGTTTTCGCTGGACTTGAGTTTTAATTCATTCAATGGTTCTCTGCCGGATAAATTAGCCAGTCTCCAGAAATTGCAGTTTCTAATTTTGCAAGGAAACCGTTTTGGCGGAAGCATTCCAGCTTGGTTGTCCGACCTGAGACAATTACTGCAACTAAATTTGGGGCAAAATCAATTCCAAGGTCAAATTCCGTCATTCCTAGGAAATCTAGGAAATCTAGCTATTGGGTTAAATATAGGCCAGAACAAATTGAGTGGAACAATTCCAGATGCCCTGGGAAATCTAAATAAACTTGAGAGAATGGATTTGTCATCCAACAATCTATCCGGCATCATTCCACCTGCACTCGACAGTCTTTTGTCCCTGGGTGCAGTCAACATCTCCAATAATCAGCTCAGTGGATGCCTACCCAAGTCATGGTTGAAGCTATGGAATTCGTCCTCAAGCTCATTCACTGGCAATCCAGATTTGTGTGAAACACAGAACCAGGGGAGTCTCTGTAAATGCAGGGGCGATGTTCCACCCTCTAGTAAGGATATAAAACGTTTCGGTAAAGTCAGTATAGTCCTTGTTGTGATTGGATCAGCTCTGCTCTCTTGTTTCATAGTAGTCCTTGTTGTTGTGATTTCATGGAGACTTTTTACCCCCAAAACGAGATCCACGCCCGAACTTGGTGCAGAAGTGCCGGCCGGACTACAAGAAATTTTTCAATTAACAGAAAATCTAAGTGAGAAGTATGTAATTGGTAAAGGCGGCAAAGGGGTTGTTTACAAGGTGGAGCTCCCTTCACGCCAACTGTGCGCTTTGAACTTTGAAGACGATACAGTTGACTCCTAG